In Musa acuminata AAA Group cultivar baxijiao chromosome BXJ3-11, Cavendish_Baxijiao_AAA, whole genome shotgun sequence, one DNA window encodes the following:
- the LOC135652525 gene encoding UTP:RNA uridylyltransferase 1-like gives MADSGGAASPLDTTTGRRVNSNPSPSLDGAFLLQLLQNPPQPSRPSASHSSSFPHQWFDPAVAAVGPIDCDPRPTPPPPGHFSAPLLFHSPPLSLPQGLPPALFPPPGFFPLGGGDAASSSRGPGNQPFFPLDQQRLGVSAGVVHPLAASPPSSDLVGILGHPPNDRNLVDQTAPRRNISSSRGREDRSSLRPPPGFQKLQNGKKSTSRSSDGGEIQWKPRVDRSIGSIHRSHQFHTDESNQDAERQAIKEENGDRMHKLEIRNQGTHVSFYTKSKGSGDEDKLWESQMNSTTLKVDREVNNVMTHISSSGSKDSRSDHFRGHHVSTQRMRIQRRAIRCRHDMEALNSSFLSIFESLVPAEEEKAKQMQFLISLQNLVNKEWPNAKLHLYGSCANSFGVLKSDIDVCLAIDDHDLSKSDILLKLADLLRSGNLQNVQALTHARVPILKLIDPVTGLSCDICVNNLLAVVNTKLLKDYAQIDKRLQQLAFLVKHWARSRRVNETYQGTLSSYAYVLMCIHFLQLRKPAILPCLQAMDTTYTVTIDNTKCTYFDQVERLRAFGVRNKESIARLLWAFFHYWAYHHDYTNDVISIRTGSIISKQAKDWTRRIGNDRHLICIEDPFDISHDLGRVVDKFSIKILREEFERAADILQYDTNPCVTLFQPYAAVSPSS, from the exons ATGGCCGACAGTGGCGGTGCTGCCTCCCCCTTGGATACCACCACCGGCCGTCGAGTTAATTCCAACCCTTCGCCCTCCCTGGACGGCGCCTTCCTCCTCCAACTCCTCCAAAACCCCCCGCAACCCTCCCGACCCTCCGCCTCCCACTCCTCTTCCTTTCCCCACCAATGGTTCGACCCCGCCGTCGCTGCCGTCGGGCCCATCGACTGCGACCCTCGCCCCACTCCGCCGCCGCCTGGCCACTTCTCGGCGCCCCTCCTCTTCCACTCCCCTCCATTGTCCTTGCCTCAAGGCCTGCCGCCGGCCCTGTTTCCGCCGCCGGGATTCTTTCCTCTCGGTGGCGGTGATGCCGCCAGCTCCTCCCGTGGTCCAGGTAATCAACCCTTCTTTCCTCTTGACCAACAGAGATTAGGGGTTTCCGCTGGCGTCGTCCATCCTCTTGCTGCCTCCCCTCCAAGTAGCGATCTTGTTGGAATTCTTGGTCACCCGCCCAATGATAGGAATCTCGTGGATCAGACGGCGCCAAGAAGGAATATTTCGAGCTCTCGGGGCAGAGAAGATCGGAGTTCTTTGAGACCCCCACCAGGATTTCAGAAGTTGCAGAATGGCAAGAAATCAACGAGTCGGAGTAGTGATGGCGGAGAGATTCAGTGGAAGCCGCGGGTTGACAGATCCATTGGGTCTATTCATAGGAGCCATCAGTTCCACACCGACGAATCTAATCAGGACGCAGAGCGTCAGGCTATCAAAGAAGAAAACGGAGATAGAATGCACAAGCTGGAGATCAGAAACCAGGGTACACACGTTTCTTTTTACACCAAAAGCAAAGGTTCAGGTGACGAGGATAAATTATGGGAATCACAGATGAATTCTACAACGTTGAAGGTTGATCGTGAAGTCAACaatgtcatgacacatataagcaGTTCGGGGTCTAAG GACTCTAGGTCAGATCATTTTAGAGGGCATCATGTATCAACTCAACGAATGAGGATTCAGAGAAGGGCAATCCGATGCCGCCATGACATGGAGGCATTGAATTCCAGTTTTCTTTCAATTTTTGAGTCATTAGTACCTGCAGAAGAAGAAAAAGCCAAGCAGATGCAATTTTTAATATCACTGCAGAATTTGGTGAATAAAGAATGGCCAAATGCTAAGCTTCACCTTTATGGATCATGTGCTAACTCTTTTGGAGTCTTGAAGAGTGACATTGATGTCTGTCTAGCGATTGATGATCATGACTTGAGCAAATCTGATATTTTGCTAAAGTTAGCAGATCTTTTACGGTCTGGTAACCTGCAAAATGTCCAG GCACTAACTCATGCTAGGGTCCCTATACTGAAGTTGATTGATCCAGTTACCGGACTTTCTTGTGACATATGTGTGAATAATCTTTTAGCAGTTGTTAACACAAAGCTCCTGAAGGATTATGCACAAATAGATAAAAGATTACAACAATTGGCTTTCCTCGTGAAACACTGGGCCAGGTCACGCCGTGTCAATGAAACATATCAAGGGACACTTTCTAGTTATGC CTATGTGCTAATGTGCATTCACTTTCTACAACTTCGCAAACCTGCAATTCTTCCATGTTTACAG GCAATGGATACAACTTACACTGTTACCATAGATAATACTAAGTGCACTTACTTTGATCAAGTGGAAAGGCTACGCGCTTTTGGTGTGAGGAATAAGGAAAGTATTGCACGGCTGCTATGGGCATTCTTCCATTACTGGGCATATCATCATGACTACAcaaatgatgttatatctattcgCACAGGAAGCATAATTAG TAAGCAAGCAAAGGATTGGACAAGACGGATTGGGAACGATCGACATTTAATATGCATAGAGGACCCATTCGATATCTCGCACGACCTCGGTCGTGTGGTTGACAAGTTCAGCATCAAAATCTTGAGGGAGGAGTTCGAACGAGCTGCGGATATATTGCAATACGACACAAACCCCTGTGTCACCCTTTTCCAGCCATACGCAGCGGTATCACCCTCCAGTTGA
- the LOC135652960 gene encoding probable alkaline/neutral invertase F, producing MVMPSFTVDPEDDTENSGTKARELTPLKIQEFDFSKLEIRPRNHNIDRHRSCEVKALFELSMASASPRHTLKNLDHLKITEHLENAYSPSWRSNVNSPKASISSHLQAEAWEALRRSLVHFRGRPVGTIAAMDPSEEALNYNQVFVRDFVPSALAFLMSREPEIVRNFLTKTLRLQSWEKKIDRFQLGAGVMPASFKVFQDPIRNTETLIADFGESAIGRVAPVDSGFWWIILLRAYTRATGDSSLADTPDCQQGIRLILSLCLSEGFDTFPTLLCADGCCMIDRRMGIYGYPIEIQALFFMALRCALNLLKQDDKGKEFVELITKRLHALSYHLRSYFWLDFRQLNDIYRYKTEEYSHTAVNKFNVMPDSLPDWLFDFVPNRGGYFIGNVSPARMDFRWFCLGNCIAILSSLATPNQSAAIMDLIEARWTELVGEMPLKVCYPALENHEWRVITGCDPKNTRWSYHNGGSWPVLLWLLTAASIKTGRPQIARRAIELAETRLLKDSWPEYYDGTLGRYVGKQARKFQTWSIAGYLVAKMMLEDPSHLGMVALEEDKQMTPPLRRSASWSR from the exons ATGG TTATGCCTTCCTTTACTGTGGATCCAGAGGATGATACTGAGAATAGTGGTACAAAAGCCAGGGAGTTAACTCCATTGAAAATCCAGGAATTTGATTTCTCAAAGCTAGAAATTAGGCCTAGGAACCATAACATTGATCGCCACAGGTCCTGTGAAGTTAAGGCATTATTTGAGCTATCCATGGCCAGTGCATCCCCTCGTCATACTTTAAAGAACCTTGACCACTTGAAAATCACAGAGCACCTAGAGAATGCTTACTCACCTTCTTGGAGGTCAAATGTGAATTCTCCAAAGGCTTCCATCAGTTCTCATCTACAAGCTGAAGCTTGGGAAGCTCTGAGGCGCTCATTGGTTCACTTTCGGGGACGTCCGGTTGGTACAATTGCTGCAATGGACCCTTCAGAAGAAGCACTTAACTATAATCAG GTATTTGTGAGAGACTTTGTCCCAAGTGCATTGGCATTTCTGATGAGTAGAGAGCCTGAAATAGTTAGAAACTTCCTCACGAAAACGCTTCGACTTCAATCATGGGAAAAGAAGATTGACCGCTTTCAGCTTGGAGCAGGTGTCATGCCAGCAAGTTTCAAGGTTTTCCAGGATCCCATCCGGAATACGGAAACTTTAATTGCTGACTTTGGAGAAAGTGCCATTGGAAGAGTTGCCCCTGTAGATTCTGGCTTTTGGTGGATAATATTACTTCGTGCTTACACAAGGGCTACAGGAGACTCATCCTTGGCTGACACCCCTGATTGTCAGCAGGGGATACGCCTTATTCTGTCATTGTGCCTCTCAGAAGGGTTTGACACATTCCCAACACTGCTTTGTGCTGATGGATGCTGTATGATTGACCGTCGTATG GGCATCTATGGTTATCCTATTGAAATACAAGCATTATTTTTTATGGCTTTAAGGTGTGCCTTAAATTTGTTAAAACAAGATGACAAGGGTAAGGAGTTCGTTGAGCTTATAACTAAACGCCTTCATGCATTGAGCTATCACTTGCGGAGTTACTTTTGGCTTGACTTTCGCCAGCTTAATGACATATATCGTTATAAGACAGAGGAATATTCTCATACTGCAGTAAACAAGTTCAATGTAATGCCTGACTCTCTCCCAGATTGGCTATTTGATTTTGTCCCAAATCGTGGTGGTTACTTCATTGGAAATGTCAGTCCTGCTAGAATGGACTTCCGTTGGTTCTGCTTAGGCAATTGCATCGCAATTTTATCATCTTTGGCAACTCCCAATCAGTCTGCTGCGATTATGGATCTTATTGAAGCACGCTGGACAGAATTGGTTGGAGAGATGCCCTTAAAAGTTTGTTATCCAGCTCTGGAAAATCATGAGTGGCGAGTCATAACTGGTTGCGATCCAAAAAACACTCGTTGGAGCTACCACAATGGTGGTTCTTGGCCAG TTTTGCTTTGGCTTCTGACTGCCGCATCCATCAAGACTGGGCGACCTCAAATTGCTAGACGAGCTATCGAGCTTGCAGAAACCAGGTTATTGAAAGATAGCTGGCCAGAATATTACGACGGAACTCTAGGGAGGTACGTTGGCAAGCAAGCTAGGAAATTCCAGACCTGGTCGATTGCTGGTTATCTGGTGGCAAAAATGATGCTCGAGGATCCTTCTCATCTGGGAATGGTGGCACTGGAGGAAGACAAACAGATGACACCTCCCCTTAGGCGATCAGCTTCATGGTCGCGATGA
- the LOC103971640 gene encoding cytokinin riboside 5'-monophosphate phosphoribohydrolase LOG1, whose translation METEAQAVVAKRSSASRFRRVCVFCGSSPGKKASYQLAATQLGHELVQRNIDLVYGGGSVGLMGLVSQAVHDGGRHVLGVIPRTLMPREITGEPVGEVRAVSGMHQRKAEMARQADAFIALPGGYGTLEELLEVITWAQLGIHDKPVGLLNVDGYYNSLLSFVDKAVDEGFVAPAARHIIISAHTAHELLSKLEDYVPMHEGAAAKLSWGVEQLGHPPKVDIAR comes from the exons ATGGAAACAGAGGCACAGGCTGTGGTGGCCAAGAGGTCATCTGCCTCGCGGTTCAGAAGGGTGTGTGTCTTCTGTGGCAGCAGCCCCGGGAAGAAGGCCAGCTACCAGCTTGCAGCTACCCAGCTCGGGCATGAATTG GTCCAAAGGAACATAGACTTGGTGTATGGTGGGGGAAGCGTTGGCCTCATGGGTCTCGTCTCCCAAGCTGTTCATGATGGCGGTCGTCATGTCCTGgg AGTTATTCCCAGGACTCTAATGCCTAGAGAG ATCACAGGAGAGCCCGTAGGAGAGGTGAGGGCTGTCTCAGGAATGCACCAAAGGAAGGCCGAGATGGCCCGCCAAGCCGATGCCTTTATAGCTTTGCCCG GTGGCTATGGAACCCTGGAAGAACTCCTGGAAGTGATTACTTGGGCTCAGCTCGGGATCCACGACAAGCCT GTGGGATTGCTGAACGTTGACGGCTACTACAACTCGTTGCTCTCCTTCGTCGACAAGGCTGTGGACGAGGGATTCGTCGCGCCCGCCGCACGCCACATCATCATCTCTGCACACACTGCCCACGAGCTGTTGTCCAAGCTCGAG GATTACGTGCCGATGCATGAAGGAGCCGCAGCGAAGCTGAGTTGGGGAGTGGAGCAGTTAGGGCACCCACCCAAAGTGGACATCGCCCGTTGA